GACGGAGAAAAAATAACCTTCAAAAACGGGCAGTGGATAACCCCCAATAAGCCCGTTATCCTTTACATAGAGGGAGACGGAATAGGACCGGAGATAACGAACTCAGCAATAAGGGTAATAAACAAGGCGGTGGAGAAAAGCTACGGCTCATCTAGGGAAATCAAGTGGGTGGAAGTTTACGCAGGAGACAAGGCTCAGCAACTGACTGGCGACAGGTTCCCTAAGGAGACAAGGGAGGCCCTGCTGAACTACAGGGTAGTCCTTAAGGGACCACTTCAGACGCCGGTTGGAAAGGGGTGGAAGTCAGTAAACGTGGAGATAAGGCTGATGCTGGACCTTTACGCAAACATAAGGCCAGTTAAGTACATAAGGGGGATAGAGAGCCCCTTAAAGAACCCCGAAAAGGTGGACATGGTAATCTTCAGGGAGAACACAGACGACTTATACCGGGGTATAGAGTACCCATACGACTCACAGGAAGCGAAGAAGATCAGGGAATTTCTCAAGAAAGAACTAAACGTAGAAGTAGAGGACGATGCAGGGATAGGCATTAAGGTGATCAGTAAGTTCAAGACAGAGAGGATAACTAGGATGGCGATAAAGTACGCCATAGACCACGG
This DNA window, taken from Candidatus Aramenus sp. CH1, encodes the following:
- a CDS encoding NADP-dependent isocitrate dehydrogenase → MYKFPEDGEKITFKNGQWITPNKPVILYIEGDGIGPEITNSAIRVINKAVEKSYGSSREIKWVEVYAGDKAQQLTGDRFPKETREALLNYRVVLKGPLQTPVGKGWKSVNVEIRLMLDLYANIRPVKYIRGIESPLKNPEKVDMVIFRENTDDLYRGIEYPYDSQEAKKIREFLKKELNVEVEDDAGIGIKVISKFKTERITRMAIKYAIDHGRRKVTIMHKGNVLKYTEGSFMWWAYDLAKREFRDKIVTEEEVNQGADPTGKVIVNDRIADNMFQQIITRPDEYDVILAPNLNGDYISDAAGALIGNIGLLGGANIGDSGGMFEAIHGTAPKYAGKNVANPTGMIKGGELMLRFMGWNEAADLIEKAINTAIETKKVTQDIARYMGVTPLGTKEFTDELIAIMGTLR